A stretch of Zonotrichia leucophrys gambelii isolate GWCS_2022_RI chromosome 19, RI_Zleu_2.0, whole genome shotgun sequence DNA encodes these proteins:
- the ABR gene encoding active breakpoint cluster region-related protein isoform X4: MTEVLVQPEGSPGISPGTGTGGERGVEEPEGKRTPNTGARLWGRVRSKLLRQKLDPQAVQTKNWHMDVIEMNGIKVEFSMKFTSRDMSLKRTPSKKQTGVFGVKISVVTKRERSKVPYIVRQCVEEVEKRGIEEVGIYRISGVATDIQALKAVFDANNKDILVMLSDMDINAIAGTLKLYFRELPEPLLTDRLYPAFMEGIALSDPAAKENCMMHLLRSLPDPNLITFLFLLEHLKRVAEKEPINKMSLHNLATVFGPTLLRPSEGESKAHLTLASDIWSHDVMAQVQVLLYYLQHPPISFSELKRNTLYFSTDV, translated from the exons ATGACGGAGGTGTTGGTGCAGCCCGAGGGAAGCCCCGGTATCAGCCCCGGTACCGGTACCGGGGGCGAACGCGGCGTGGAGGAGCCCGAGGGGAAGCGAACCCCGAACACGGGCGCCCGGCTCTGGGGCAGGGTGCGCAGCAAGCTGCTCCGGCAGAAG CTGGACCCACAGGCCGTGCAGACCAAGAACTGGCACATGGATGTGATTGAGATGAACGGA ATCAAGGTGGAGTTCTCCATGAAGTTCACAAGCAGGGACATGAGCCTGAAGAGGACCCCGTCCAAAAAGCAGACTGGTGTCTTCGGGGTGAAAATCAGTGTTGTGACAAA GCGCGAGCGCTCCAAGGTGCCTTACATCGTGCGCCAGTGCGTGGAGGAGGTGGAGAAGAGGGGCATTGAAGAGGTTGGCATCTACAGGATCTCTGGAGTGGCCACTGACATCCAGGCATTGAAAGCTGTCTTTGATGCAA ATAACAAGGACATCCTGGTgatgctgagtgacatggacATCAATGCTATCGCTGGCACGCTGAAGCTGTACTTCCGAGAGCTGCCCGAGCCCCTCCTCACTGACAGGCTCTACCCTGCCTTCATGGAGGGCATCG ctctctcagatcCTGCTGCCAAGGAGAACTGCATGATGCACCTTCTCCGCTCGCTGCCTGACCCCAACCTCATCACCTTCCTCTTCCTGCTGGAGCACTTGAAAAG GGTGGCTGAAAAGGAACCTATCAACAAAATGTCTCTCCACAATCTGGCCACGGTTTTTGGGCCAACACTTCTGAGACCCTCAGAGGGGGAAAGCAAGGCGCACCTCACCTTGGCCTCTGACATCTGGTCCCACGATGTGATGGCCCAG GTCCAGGTCCTTCTCTACTACCTGCAGCATCCTCCCATCTCCTTCAGCGAGCTCAAACGCAACACACTTTACTTCTCCACGGACGTGTAG
- the TIMM22 gene encoding mitochondrial import inner membrane translocase subunit Tim22, which produces MAIMAAPPPSASGEPAPPPPPQPLQYSLLLQHLVGDKRQPRVWDPAVFGGIPCPPKSEEQKMVERVMESCPFKAALACVGGFVLGGAFGIFTAGIDTNVGFDPKDPYRTPTAKEVLKDMGQRGISYAKNFAIVGAMFSCTECVVESYRGKSDWKNSVISGCITGGAIGFRAGLKAGVIGCGGFAAFSAAVDYYLR; this is translated from the exons ATGGCCATCatggcggccccgccgccctcaGCGTCGGGAGagccggcgccgccgccgccgccgcagccgctGCAGTacagcctcctgctgcagcacctcgTGGGCGACAAGCGGCAGCCCCGCGTCTGGGACCCCGCCGTCTTCGGCGGAATCCCCTGCCCGCCCAAGAGCGAGGAGCAGAAGATGGTGGAGCGGGTCATGGAGAGCTGCCCCTTCAAGGCGGCGCTGGCTTGTGTAGGAG GGTTTGTTCTGGGAGGTGCGTTCGGTATCTTCACAGCTGGCATCGACACCAACGTGGGGTTTGATCCCAAGGATCCCTACCGCACGCCCACGGCCAAAGAGGTGCTCAAGGACATGGGGCAGCGAGGCATCTCCTACGCCAAGAACTTCGCCATCGTGGGGGCCATGTTCTCCTGCACGGAATGCGTGGTGGAATCT TATCGTGGGAAGTCGGACTGGAAGAACAGCGTTATCAGCGGCTGCATCACGGGAGGAGCCATCGGCTTCAGAG CGGGGCTGAAGGCCGGCGTGATCGGCTGCGGAGGATTCGCCGCTTTCTCCGCCGCAGTCGATTACTACCTGCGGTAA